The following proteins are encoded in a genomic region of Hyalangium minutum:
- a CDS encoding McrC family protein: protein MTAWTLTEWEWAELPLSPADVLEAQTHLGSALSVEPSVGGFRLRAQGVAGMVALPGGTLHVRPKVPALNLLALLDYAARDVTWSEDVVGAGEAEELLSLLGALYVRRVERLARGGWVRGYREEESERPALRGRWLVGRDLARPPTHRHRLSCRFDEFTPDVAPNRVLLAALQVLERSGLFGPHAAAHARTLTSTLAEVQPLAEVKAAEKVLNSDRRFAAYGPAVELARIILESSGLQATPGHHPLSSFIVRLAPVFEAAITRALAKVADAKGLTCHAQRPLSVDAEGRLTAIPDVVIEQGETRLVIDAKYKLPAEGMPPAEDFQQLVTYLACLNTRRGVLVLPAPGALPEETTLHLRTFGRLSEVRIVKVPLGGRATKVSTALESAAERLISWGKAGPHPVLSSQP, encoded by the coding sequence ATGACGGCGTGGACCCTCACCGAGTGGGAGTGGGCTGAACTGCCGCTCTCCCCTGCCGACGTGCTGGAGGCGCAGACGCATCTGGGCTCGGCGCTCTCGGTCGAGCCCTCGGTGGGAGGCTTCCGGCTGCGCGCGCAGGGAGTGGCGGGCATGGTGGCACTGCCGGGAGGGACGCTGCACGTGCGGCCCAAGGTGCCAGCGCTCAACCTGCTCGCGCTGCTCGACTATGCCGCGAGGGACGTGACGTGGAGCGAGGATGTGGTGGGCGCGGGAGAGGCCGAGGAGTTGCTCTCGCTGCTGGGGGCGCTCTATGTCCGGCGGGTGGAGCGGCTGGCGCGCGGCGGGTGGGTGCGCGGCTATCGAGAGGAAGAGTCCGAGCGTCCAGCGCTGCGGGGGCGTTGGCTCGTGGGGAGGGACCTGGCTCGTCCTCCCACGCACCGGCACCGGCTCTCGTGCCGGTTCGATGAGTTCACCCCGGATGTGGCGCCCAACCGGGTGCTGCTCGCGGCGCTGCAGGTCCTGGAGCGCTCGGGCCTCTTCGGTCCGCACGCGGCGGCGCATGCGCGAACACTGACGTCCACCCTGGCGGAGGTGCAGCCGCTGGCGGAGGTGAAGGCGGCGGAGAAGGTGCTGAACTCGGATCGCCGCTTCGCGGCGTACGGGCCCGCGGTGGAGCTGGCTCGCATCATCTTGGAGAGCTCGGGCCTACAAGCCACTCCGGGCCACCATCCCCTGTCGTCGTTCATCGTCCGGCTGGCGCCTGTGTTCGAGGCCGCCATCACCCGAGCCCTCGCGAAGGTCGCGGACGCAAAGGGGCTGACGTGTCATGCGCAGCGGCCGCTCTCCGTGGACGCGGAGGGGCGGCTCACGGCCATCCCAGACGTGGTCATCGAGCAGGGAGAGACACGGCTCGTCATCGACGCGAAGTACAAGCTTCCAGCAGAGGGGATGCCTCCAGCGGAGGACTTCCAGCAGCTCGTCACCTACCTGGCGTGCTTGAACACGCGGCGAGGCGTGCTCGTGCTCCCAGCTCCGGGGGCTCTGCCAGAGGAGACAACCCTGCACCTGAGGACCTTCGGGCGCCTGAGCGAAGTGCGCATCGTGAAGGTGCCCCTAGGCGGGCGCGCAACCAAGGTCAGCACCGCGCTGGAGTCCGCCGCGG